The Arachis hypogaea cultivar Tifrunner chromosome 14, arahy.Tifrunner.gnm2.J5K5, whole genome shotgun sequence genome has a segment encoding these proteins:
- the LOC112742198 gene encoding uncharacterized protein gives MSILLADMESTVRRQIFCYFHIGDLIDIDSVNQLITFNDDTAHVYIMEVEKTNHDIAPHEDNDDNVHDSTLSSNSTQGVDVVTNIDGQNPLTPILCTTQLVPTPQIINSSAKWNDLIKEEGQIFQNANKLRKALFEYGIAHKFTYKFLKNSPGKIICVCKVEGCPWKLSAYAMGKNTSFLVVRHFIKNHKHSAQDVLESTHSFRSNLVSSIIVDKLRLTPDKLPNDIRNDIFKEYGFSLTYHQAWAAKEKALAEINGVPKDSYMLIPWICNRLVKTDPQTVAKWTCSPSYQFEKLFVAYGCCVTGFLRGARPILFIDGYHLSGPYKGTLLTASTCDANNDLFPIAYAIVSAENNENWLWFLSNLKELTGSIPVTLISDRHPSIIAAVEQVYDRDRHAYCYRHVKENFCAETKKLQRGIRGEVKEDAKKLLDAVCYTRFGTEFTEAVEQLRAFSPELANWLETKGDINKWAKSQFPHRRWDLITTNVAESFNSWIRKERTHSICALITEHRDKLANLLYTAKLEMTKWKNEVGPKIDKILMEHVARSEFLKAVRYGDHNVMVRGSNVDVCVNLLRIECTCLEWQMTGIPCPHACAAIKLLHGNIYTYVEECYLKSSQEKIYASSMIPIETHDMPDVNNLTLTDWENNIFLMPPTTTRPLGRPCKKRRESQFQDVHVYKCSRCDQSGHNRSKCRNPNPEKI, from the exons ATCTCATTGATATTGATAGTGTTAACCAATTGATCACATTCAATGATGATACAGCTCATGTATATATCATGGAGGTAGAAAAGACTAACCATGATATTGCACCTCATGAGGACAATGACGACAACGTTCATGACAG taCACTATcaagtaattcaactcaaggagTCGATGTCGTTACTAATATTGATGGTCAAAATCCATTGACACCAATTCTATGTACAACCCAACTTGTCCCTACACCTCAGATTATTAATAGCTCTGCTAAGTGGAATGATCTTATAAAGGAAGAAGGACAAATTTTTCAAAATGCAAATAAGCTGAGGAAAGCATTGTTTGAATATGGTATTGCTCATAAGTTTACATACAAGTTCTTAAAGAATAGTCCGGGTAAAATAATTTGTGTCTGCAAGGTTGAAGGTTGTCCGTGGAAATTGTCGGCTTATGCTATGGGAAAAAATACTTCGTTCCTCGTGGTGAGACATTTTATCAAGAATCATAAGCACTCAGCTCAAGATGTATTGGAGAGTACTCACTCTTTCAGATCTAATTTGGTGTCTTCAATTATTGTCGACAAGTTGAGATTAACTCCTGACAAGTTGCCTAATGACATACGAAATGATATTTTCAAGGAATACGGATTTTCACTAACATATCACCAAGCTTGGGCTGCAAAGGAGAAAGCATTAGCTGAAATTAATGGCGTACCTAAAGATTCATATATGCTAATTCCTTGGATATGTAATCGTTTAGTGAAAACTGATCCACAAACAGTTGCAAAATGGACATGCTCTCCTAGTTATCAATTTGAAAAGCTTTTTGTTGCATATGGGTGTTGTGTGACAGGTTTTCTTCGTGGAGCAAGGCCTATATTATTTATTGATGGTTACCACTTAAGTGGTCCATACAAGGGAACTCTTCTAACTGCCTCTACATGCGATGCAAATAATGATTTATTTCCGATTGCGTATGCAATTGTTAGTgctgaaaataatgagaattggCTTTGGTTCCTATCTAATTTGAAAGAACTAACTGGGTCAATTCCAGTTACGTTAATATCTGATAGGCATCCATCAATTATTGCAGCTGTGGAGCAAGTATATGACAGGGATAGACATGCTTATTGTTATCGACATGTGAAAGAAAATTTTTGTGCAGAAACTAAAAAATTACAGAGGGGAATACGCGGTGAAGTAAAAGAAGATGCAAAAAAACTACTAGACGCAGTTTGTTATACCCGTTTTGGCACAGAATTTACAGAAGCTGTGGAACAACTTCGTGCATTTTCACCAGAACTTGCAAATTGGTTAGAGACTAAAGGAGATATTAACAAATGGGCAAAGTCTCAATTCCCTCATCGACGATGGGACCTCATAACTACCAATGTAGCTGAATCATTTAATTCATGGATAAGAAAAGAGAGGACTCATAGTATTTGTGCTTTAATAACAGAGCATAGAGACAAACTTGCAAATCTGTTATATACTGCAAAGTTAGAGATGACTAAATGGAAGAATGAAGTTGGGCCAAAGATTGATAAAATATTGATGGAGCATGTAGCTAGAAGTGAGTTTCTTAAAGCAGTGAGATATGGAGATCATAATGTTATGGTTAGAGGGTCAAATGTTGATGTATGTGTGAATCTACTACGCATAGAATGTACATGTCTTGAATGGCAAATGACTGGAATTCCATGTCCACATGCTTGTGCTGCAATTAAATTATTACATGGCAACATCTACACCTATGTAGAGGAGTGCTATCTGAAAAGTTCACAAGAAAAGATTTATGCGAGCAGTATGATCCCAATTGAAACTCATGATATGCCTGATGTCAACAACCTGACCCTAACAGACTGGgagaataatatttttcttatgcCACCTACAACAACTCGTCCTCTGGGAAGACCATGCAAGAAGCGTCGAGAGTCACAATTTCAAGATGTGCATGTTTACAAATGTAGCCGATGTGATCAGAGTGGTCATAATCGTTCTAAATGTAGAAATCCTAATCCAGAAAAAATATGA